GATAAAACGCATCCGCCCCCTTGTTCGCGATCTCGCTTAGGGTGTCGGCCAGTTCGGGGTTGGTGAACGTGGCCCCAACGGCCAACGGCGCGCCGCCGGCGTCGTAAAATAACTTCGCCGCCGGGGCGAACGTCTTCAGATACTTGTCGCGCGCGATCAGTTCATGCAGACGCGGCGAAACTGGAAATCCCTTGCGGGCGAGGTCGATGGCGGGTTGAAACAAGGACTTCCAAGGAAGTTTGCCATGCTCGCGATAGGCCATCTCGAGCATCCGCAAAACCCCGGGCACACCCACCGATAGGCCGCCGACGGCGGCGTCGTAGAATTTACGCGGTGCGCCGTGGGCGTCCAGGAACATGTCGGGCGTCGCCGCCTTGGGGGCCGTTTCACGCCCGTCATAAGCCGCGATATCGCCATCGGCGGCGTTGAAGTGCAGCATGAACGCGCCGCCGCCAATCCCCGAAGATTGTGGTTCAACCACGTTAAGCACCATCTGCGCGGCGATCGCGGCGTCAACCGCGGAGCCACCCCGCGCCAAGATATCGCGCCCGGCCTTGGCGGCATAGGGGTTGGCCGCGACGATCATGAATTTTTTGGCGTGAACCGGCGCCGACGTGACGAGGGGCTTGGACGACGACGCCTCGGGCGCGGCGCGCGCGGCTTCGTTTGTTGACGCCGCCTGGGATTTTTCGGATGGCGCGGGTTTTGTGGCTAAGGACGTGGAACGCGTCGCCGCTTGCGGCGCGCAGGCCGCCAGCGCCAACAGCGCCAGCGCGATTCCCCCCTTGCATGCCCGCGATAAGATCGTCGTCGGCAACCGCCGGGGGCGCGCCCTCTCTTCGCCGCTGCGCTGAACCATGATGAACGCTCTCCTTACCAAAGACCCGAGACATGCTACATCTTTGCGCGGAACGAAAAAAGGGGCGCGCACTTTTTGGGCGCAAGCCCAAAGATGCCGTCGCCCCATGGTGATGCAACCGGCCAATTTTCATGACGAAATGATCTCAAAACAGTGATTTCGCGGTTGCAATACGCGGACGCCCAACTAGAGTTCTAATCTCTAATATGGCTTGGGGATGGAACATGAGCATACACACACCGCCGCCGCCGGGAATCCCCCGAAAAATAACCGTGCCCGACATCGCCGCGCATAAGCGCGCGCACGGCGCGGTCCCGCTGGTCGCCCTGACCGCTTATACCGCGCTAACCGCTAAGCTGTTGGACGATCACGTCGATTTGATTTTGGTCGGCGATTCCCTGGGGATGGTGCTGTACGGCTTCGAAGACACTCTCAGTGTGACCTTGGAGATGATGATCGCCCACGGCCAAGCGGTCATGCGCGGCGCGCGACGCCCCTGCGTGATCGTCGATATGCCGTTCGGATCTTACCAGGAATCCCCGCAGATGGCCTTTCGCAACGCGGCGCGAATCATCAAGGAGGTCGGCTGTGACGGGGTCAAGTTGGAGGGCGGCGTGGAAATGGCCGAAACCATTTCCTATTTGGTCAAACGCGGCATTCCGGTGCTGGCGCATATCGGGCTTATGCCTCAATCGGTTCATATCGCGGGTGGTTTTCGTTCGCGCGGGCGTGAGGCCGCCGAGGCCGAGACCATTTTGCAAGATGCGCACGCCGTCGCCGACGCCGGCGCTTTCGCGGTCGTCGTCGAGGGCACCGTCGAACCCTTGGGACGGCGCATCACCGAAGCCCTATCCATACCGACCATCGGGATCGGGGCCTCGCCGGCATGCGACGGGCAAATTTTGGTGATGGAGGACATCGCCGGGCTTTTCACCGATTTCAAACCGCGCTTCGTTAAGCGCTATCTCGAACTGGGCAAGGGAATTGGCGATGCCGCCAAGGCCTATGCCGAGGACGTCCGCGCCGGACGCTTTCCCACCCTCGAACACTGTTTCGGCATCGAAAAAAGCACGCCCCATGATTGACCCGGCCCTCAGCGTGCACGGGGTGACGGTTCTCCGTTCGGTCAACGATCTACGCCAAACCGTCATGACGTGGCGACACGGCGGTCTGAGTATCGGCTTCGTACCCACCATGGGCGCCCTGCACGAGGGACACATGGCCCTGGTGCGCACCGCCCGCGAGACCTGCGATCGCGTCATCGTCAGCATTTTCGTCAACCCGACCCAGTTTGGCGTCGGCGAAGACTATGCGACCTATCCCCGCGACGAAGCGCGCGATAGCGCCTTGCTTGAGGCCCACGGCGTCCACGCCCTGTACGCCCCTGCGGTCGAAGAGATATACCCCTCGGGGTTCGCCAGCGAAGTCAGCGTCAAAGGGATCAGCGAGGTCCTGGACGGCGAACTGCGCCACGGCCACTTCGACGGCGTCGCGACCGTGGTCACGAAATTGCTCCTGCAGGGATTTCCCGATCGGGCGTTTTTTGGCGAAAAGGATTATCAACAATTGCAAATTATCCGTCGGCTGGTGACGGATCTCAACATTCCCGTCAGTATCGAAGGCGTCGCCACGGTGCGTGAGGCCGACGGCCTGGCGCTGTCGTCACGCAACGCTTATCTGAATGCCGATCAAAGAAAAATCGCCCCGACTTTGCACCGAACCTTGCAAACCATGGCGCAGCGCTTCGCGGACGGTGAAGACAGCAAGGCCCTTTCGACCTGGGCGCGAAGCGTCCTGCTCGACGCCGGCTTCGATGCCGTCGATTATATCGAGGTGCGCGACGCCAAAACCCTCTCCATGATCGAAGACCCCCGGCGCGCGGCCCGCGTCTTGGGCGCGGCGCATTTGGGACGCGCGCGGCTGATCGATAATGTTCCCGTTTAACCGCCCACGGCTCGGCCCCTTGAATGCGCCCCGAAGCGGCACGCCCCCATGATCG
This genomic window from Varunaivibrio sulfuroxidans contains:
- the panC gene encoding pantoate--beta-alanine ligase, producing MIDPALSVHGVTVLRSVNDLRQTVMTWRHGGLSIGFVPTMGALHEGHMALVRTARETCDRVIVSIFVNPTQFGVGEDYATYPRDEARDSALLEAHGVHALYAPAVEEIYPSGFASEVSVKGISEVLDGELRHGHFDGVATVVTKLLLQGFPDRAFFGEKDYQQLQIIRRLVTDLNIPVSIEGVATVREADGLALSSRNAYLNADQRKIAPTLHRTLQTMAQRFADGEDSKALSTWARSVLLDAGFDAVDYIEVRDAKTLSMIEDPRRAARVLGAAHLGRARLIDNVPV
- the panB gene encoding 3-methyl-2-oxobutanoate hydroxymethyltransferase, which produces MSIHTPPPPGIPRKITVPDIAAHKRAHGAVPLVALTAYTALTAKLLDDHVDLILVGDSLGMVLYGFEDTLSVTLEMMIAHGQAVMRGARRPCVIVDMPFGSYQESPQMAFRNAARIIKEVGCDGVKLEGGVEMAETISYLVKRGIPVLAHIGLMPQSVHIAGGFRSRGREAAEAETILQDAHAVADAGAFAVVVEGTVEPLGRRITEALSIPTIGIGASPACDGQILVMEDIAGLFTDFKPRFVKRYLELGKGIGDAAKAYAEDVRAGRFPTLEHCFGIEKSTPHD